A single window of Chloracidobacterium thermophilum B DNA harbors:
- a CDS encoding aspartate aminotransferase family protein codes for MANPTALRLSTDTAETTPITPAVLEARYGLGLYVSRGITLVRGAGAYVWDSDGRRYLDCTAAYGVASLGHCHPAVVEAISQQAATLIACSGSFGNDQRAQLYADLMTVLPYGLTRVFFCNSGAEANEAALKFARLTTGRHGVVAAQRGFHGRTAGALTATWEPKYREPFEPLLPGFTYIPYNDEAALDAAITDEIGAVILEVVQGEGGVRPGTTAFLHRAQQLCRERGALLILDEVQSGFGRTGTFFACEAVGIEPDILTMAKGIASGFPMGAVALGERVAKLSPGQHGTTFGGGPLACAAARATVRVLKETNLPAQVERLSGLFFERLRAIPSHRIREVRGRGYMIGIELTEPAAPYIAAAQERGLLVLNAGVNVIRLLPPLVLTEEDITLATMILKEILR; via the coding sequence ATGGCTAACCCCACGGCACTTCGACTCTCCACAGATACAGCCGAGACGACTCCAATCACACCGGCGGTGCTCGAAGCCCGGTATGGGTTGGGGTTGTATGTCTCGCGCGGCATCACGCTCGTCCGTGGGGCAGGGGCTTACGTCTGGGATAGCGACGGACGGCGCTACCTGGACTGCACGGCTGCGTATGGCGTCGCCAGCCTTGGACACTGTCATCCGGCGGTAGTGGAAGCCATCAGCCAGCAGGCGGCAACCCTCATTGCCTGTTCCGGCTCATTCGGCAATGACCAGCGCGCCCAACTCTATGCCGACCTGATGACCGTCCTGCCGTATGGCCTGACGCGCGTGTTTTTCTGCAACTCCGGGGCGGAAGCCAATGAAGCCGCCCTCAAGTTTGCCCGGCTGACCACGGGCCGCCACGGCGTGGTTGCCGCCCAGCGGGGCTTTCACGGACGGACGGCCGGGGCCCTGACGGCCACGTGGGAGCCAAAGTACCGTGAGCCGTTCGAGCCGCTGCTCCCCGGTTTCACCTATATCCCCTACAACGATGAAGCCGCCCTCGATGCCGCCATCACGGATGAGATCGGCGCGGTCATCCTGGAAGTCGTTCAGGGTGAAGGCGGCGTCCGTCCGGGAACGACCGCGTTTCTGCACCGGGCGCAGCAGCTTTGCCGCGAACGTGGCGCGCTGCTCATTCTGGATGAAGTCCAATCCGGCTTTGGACGCACCGGGACGTTTTTTGCCTGCGAGGCCGTCGGAATCGAGCCGGACATCCTCACCATGGCCAAGGGCATCGCCAGCGGCTTTCCGATGGGTGCCGTTGCTCTTGGCGAGCGCGTCGCCAAACTGTCTCCGGGACAGCACGGCACGACCTTTGGCGGCGGGCCGCTGGCCTGTGCCGCTGCCCGTGCCACAGTGCGCGTTCTGAAGGAAACGAACCTGCCAGCTCAGGTTGAACGGCTCAGTGGGCTATTCTTTGAGCGGCTGCGCGCCATTCCCAGCCACCGCATCCGGGAAGTGCGTGGACGCGGCTATATGATTGGCATCGAGTTGACAGAGCCAGCCGCTCCCTACATCGCAGCCGCCCAGGAGCGGGGGCTGCTTGTTCTCAATGCGGGCGTCAATGTCATCCGCCTGCTGCCGCCCCTTGTCCTGACCGAAGAGGACATTACCCTGGCCACGATGATACTGAAGGAAATCCTTCGTTAG
- a CDS encoding response regulator gives MRRKVLLADDSLSIQKMFGLYLEKCNIDVVAMSNGELAVSRLSTIRPDLILADVFMPGRTGYEVCEYVKQHPDFKHIPVLLLTGKFEPYDEKEAKRVRADGHIVKPIAEQEFVSLIRTTLERFPPKPAATPPPTATQPVGQTQVLGSVPPPATAKEPSGVGAAAPPKFHPGSLDPSAEVPPTIKVTPSMLASITPPPKMDDGRLPDLEPLLPLDAPPPSAPSPTDATDFILDLPPPEQAPPVLTYPEPPKTLSTPIPRPTFSSLPPPNIGTTTAKLDPTELPELFTPAVPSPPVVTPAPPAAELDSPLELDDAVPPVVAPAAVPEPQVTTSAAPSAPDEAATPFAVAPFTPSPVPPADVLTAAAPPAEPAAVVAPEPTPSVTVPAETPAAAALPDEPPLPSFEPVITPPTQVAQPWEQPTPAEPPITTAFQPQTETSSLPSPTDSLTTQPTSNLLNEPVPPPDFLTGLVSSPTAVESAPVVGEGEPSPTLLGAPVPPPPSAERLDVPPESNLVSFSTLPTTAPPQSPVFEVAVEEEPPVHGTDLLPDELVAMRQPSPAVSEALPVAEEITSAPTEADMPAAGVTTEVVATSRTEAPALEATAPPATDEVTPEASDLPAFVPTPPEAASLQESAFSVTPPVETEAVGPGIATPVDEPAVAEAAALPTLPPGTLTDTMAPSPAVVAAPIEVSEEAPSAEAPPAAAYSGEVQPEPPVETAPATAPAAALVAEPTPATPTAAQTVDWSTFTLPPAVVDEIVRRVVAEISDHVVREIAWEVVPDLAELLIKKHLANNNGRRNTDG, from the coding sequence ATGCGTCGTAAGGTCTTGCTTGCGGATGACAGCCTGAGCATTCAGAAGATGTTCGGGCTGTACCTTGAAAAATGCAACATTGACGTCGTTGCGATGAGTAACGGCGAGTTAGCCGTTTCAAGACTTTCCACGATACGTCCCGATCTCATTCTGGCGGATGTGTTCATGCCCGGCCGCACCGGCTATGAAGTCTGCGAATACGTCAAGCAGCATCCAGATTTCAAGCACATCCCGGTACTGCTCCTGACTGGCAAGTTTGAACCCTATGACGAGAAAGAAGCCAAGCGCGTCAGAGCCGATGGGCATATCGTCAAGCCGATTGCAGAGCAGGAGTTTGTTTCGCTGATTCGGACGACACTGGAGCGATTCCCGCCGAAACCGGCGGCCACGCCGCCGCCAACCGCCACCCAGCCGGTCGGACAGACCCAGGTGCTCGGCTCTGTGCCTCCGCCGGCCACGGCAAAAGAACCTTCCGGGGTGGGTGCTGCTGCGCCCCCCAAGTTTCATCCGGGCAGTCTGGATCCGTCTGCCGAAGTACCGCCGACCATCAAAGTCACGCCTTCGATGCTGGCTTCAATCACCCCACCTCCAAAGATGGACGACGGGCGGCTGCCTGATCTTGAGCCGCTCCTGCCGCTCGATGCGCCGCCACCTTCGGCTCCGTCACCCACAGACGCGACGGATTTCATCCTTGACCTGCCGCCGCCCGAACAGGCGCCACCTGTACTGACCTACCCGGAACCGCCCAAGACGCTTTCGACGCCGATTCCCCGTCCGACCTTTTCTTCACTGCCGCCGCCAAACATCGGCACGACAACGGCCAAACTCGATCCAACCGAACTGCCTGAGCTGTTCACGCCAGCGGTCCCGTCTCCGCCGGTCGTGACCCCAGCTCCCCCAGCGGCAGAGTTGGATTCCCCTCTGGAGCTGGACGACGCCGTGCCGCCTGTTGTCGCTCCGGCGGCTGTGCCGGAACCGCAGGTGACAACATCCGCTGCGCCTTCAGCGCCGGATGAAGCCGCAACCCCATTTGCTGTTGCCCCATTCACTCCATCGCCGGTGCCCCCTGCGGACGTACTGACGGCTGCGGCTCCACCTGCAGAGCCAGCAGCAGTTGTTGCTCCAGAGCCTACACCGTCCGTTACCGTTCCTGCGGAGACACCGGCGGCCGCAGCTTTGCCGGATGAGCCACCGCTGCCATCCTTTGAACCGGTCATCACGCCACCGACACAAGTCGCCCAACCGTGGGAGCAACCGACACCGGCAGAGCCGCCTATCACCACAGCCTTCCAGCCACAGACGGAAACCTCGTCCCTGCCTTCGCCGACGGACTCACTGACGACCCAGCCCACGAGCAACCTGTTGAATGAGCCGGTGCCACCACCAGACTTTCTGACCGGACTGGTTTCGTCTCCGACAGCAGTGGAATCAGCCCCAGTCGTGGGTGAGGGAGAGCCTTCTCCGACGCTGCTTGGTGCTCCAGTGCCGCCACCGCCTTCAGCAGAACGGCTGGATGTTCCGCCGGAGAGCAACCTGGTCTCATTCTCCACGCTGCCGACAACCGCGCCGCCACAGTCCCCGGTGTTTGAAGTCGCTGTGGAAGAAGAACCTCCTGTTCACGGGACGGACTTGCTCCCTGATGAACTGGTGGCCATGCGCCAGCCATCGCCGGCAGTCAGCGAGGCACTTCCCGTCGCAGAGGAAATAACATCCGCTCCAACGGAAGCGGACATGCCGGCAGCCGGAGTGACAACAGAAGTGGTGGCCACCAGCCGGACGGAGGCTCCAGCCCTGGAAGCAACGGCTCCTCCGGCAACAGACGAAGTAACCCCGGAGGCTTCTGACCTACCGGCCTTTGTGCCAACACCACCGGAGGCCGCCTCACTCCAAGAGTCCGCCTTTTCTGTCACACCACCTGTCGAGACAGAAGCCGTCGGACCCGGCATCGCAACGCCAGTGGACGAACCGGCCGTGGCCGAGGCAGCCGCCCTGCCAACCCTCCCGCCTGGTACCCTGACGGACACGATGGCCCCATCGCCGGCTGTGGTAGCAGCTCCCATTGAAGTATCCGAAGAAGCGCCATCAGCAGAAGCGCCACCAGCCGCGGCCTACTCCGGCGAAGTGCAGCCTGAACCTCCGGTTGAGACCGCACCTGCCACGGCCCCGGCGGCTGCCTTGGTTGCTGAACCAACACCTGCCACGCCGACGGCGGCACAAACTGTGGACTGGTCAACATTCACCCTGCCCCCGGCGGTTGTGGATGAGATCGTTCGGCGTGTGGTGGCTGAAATTTCCGACCACGTTGTGCGCGAAATTGCCTGGGAAGTGGTGCCCGACCTGGCAGAACTGCTCATCAAAAAACACCTTGCCAACAACAATGGGCGCCGGAACACTGATGGCTAA